One genomic window of Gemmatimonadota bacterium includes the following:
- a CDS encoding amidophosphoribosyltransferase, whose amino-acid sequence MCGVIGVSGVPDASRVAYLGLYALQHRGQESAGIMAVDENTTARIHREMGLVADAFSEPALEALHGDVAIGHTRYSTAGSTVLANAQPFLVNYHAGPLAVAHNGNLVNADLLREELVRGGAIFSSNSDTEVLIHLIARSDAPTVEGQIRDALEQADGAYSVVIGVGRTLYAAIDSRGFRPLFVGRVGDGLVAASETCALDLVGATNMRELEPGEFVRLEDGVVTNLAPLSPRRVTRCIFELVYFSRPDSTIFGESVDRVRRELGRQLARFHPATGADVVFSVPDSANVMALGYSEVSGVKLEHGLIRNHYVGRTFINPTQAIRVEKVKIKFNAVREVIAGKSVVVVDDSLVRGTTSKGLVEMIRAAGAREVHLRLGSPPITGPCHYGIDTPTRDELIAATHSRDEIRAYLGVDSLEYLTLDEMTGATTHGTEWCHACFSGDYPTPVQLTFGAFRTAAAPLEVIA is encoded by the coding sequence ATGTGCGGTGTGATCGGTGTCTCGGGGGTCCCTGACGCATCACGCGTCGCCTACCTGGGCTTGTACGCGTTGCAGCATCGCGGGCAGGAGAGCGCAGGGATCATGGCCGTCGATGAGAACACAACGGCCCGGATCCATCGCGAGATGGGCCTGGTAGCCGACGCCTTCTCCGAACCGGCACTCGAAGCGCTCCACGGCGACGTGGCGATTGGGCACACCCGCTACTCCACCGCGGGCAGCACGGTGTTGGCGAATGCCCAACCCTTCCTGGTCAACTATCACGCCGGTCCGCTGGCCGTGGCCCACAACGGGAACCTCGTCAACGCCGACCTGTTGCGCGAGGAGCTGGTTCGTGGCGGCGCGATCTTCTCGTCCAACAGCGACACCGAAGTTCTCATCCATCTGATCGCCCGTTCCGACGCGCCGACGGTCGAGGGTCAGATTCGCGACGCCCTGGAGCAGGCCGACGGCGCCTACTCTGTGGTCATTGGCGTGGGTCGGACCTTGTATGCGGCGATCGATTCGCGCGGCTTCCGGCCGCTCTTTGTCGGCCGAGTCGGCGACGGGCTCGTGGCGGCGTCGGAGACCTGCGCCCTCGACCTGGTCGGCGCCACCAACATGCGCGAACTCGAGCCGGGAGAATTCGTCCGGCTCGAGGATGGCGTGGTGACCAACCTCGCCCCGCTCTCTCCGCGCCGGGTGACCCGCTGCATCTTCGAGCTGGTGTACTTCTCCCGACCCGACTCCACCATTTTCGGGGAATCCGTCGATCGCGTGCGCCGCGAACTCGGCCGCCAACTGGCGCGTTTCCATCCGGCCACCGGGGCGGATGTCGTCTTCTCGGTCCCCGACTCGGCCAATGTCATGGCACTCGGCTACTCCGAGGTCTCGGGCGTGAAGCTCGAGCATGGGCTGATCCGCAACCACTATGTCGGACGGACCTTCATCAACCCGACGCAGGCCATCCGTGTCGAGAAGGTGAAGATCAAGTTCAACGCCGTTCGCGAAGTGATCGCCGGGAAATCCGTCGTCGTGGTCGATGACTCCCTCGTGCGCGGGACGACGAGCAAGGGGCTGGTCGAGATGATCCGCGCGGCGGGCGCGCGCGAAGTCCACCTTCGCCTCGGCTCGCCGCCGATCACCGGGCCGTGCCACTACGGCATCGACACGCCGACCCGGGACGAGCTCATTGCGGCGACGCATTCCCGCGACGAGATCCGCGCCTACCTCGGCGTCGACTCGCTGGAGTACCTCACGCTGGATGAGATGACGGGCGCGACCACGCACGGCACGGAGTGGTGCCATGCCTGCTTCTCCGGCGACTACCCGACCCCCGTACAGCTTACCTTCGGCGCGTTCCGCACCGCCGCCGCACCGCTGGAGGTCATCGCATGA
- the purL gene encoding phosphoribosylformylglycinamidine synthase subunit PurL, translating to MTVVTPAEAFPGERPVTQAVVAEHKLNETEYTAILALLGRTPTLTELGIFSALWSEHCSYKHTKPVLRRFPVEGPQVVQGPGENAGVLRLPEGWAVAFKIESHNHPSAVEPYQGAATGVGGILRDVFTMGARPVAVLNSLRLGPLDDPRNRWLFAGIVKGVGDYGNCVGIPTLGGEVCFAPGYSGNPLVNAMAVGLLREADLITARAHGVGNILLTVGASTGRDGIHGASFASEDLTAESEKRRPQVQVGDPFTEKLLLEASLELITSNVIVAIQDMGAAGLTSSSAEMAARGGVGVELDTSKVPTREAGMTPYEIMLSESQERMLVVAEPHRIPEIQAICRKWELDATPVGHVTDDGLFRIVHEGRTVAAIPGQELVDGCPIYTPDAIESPEAVARRKRTPSRQAPTPGEALLTLLDAPTIASKRWVFEQYDSTVRAGSAILPGGDAGVLRVADTTFGLAMTVDCNARHVLLDPFEGGKGAVAEAARNIACTGARPLGITDCLNFGNPEKPEIFFQFTEACRGISDACLAFNTPVTGGNVSLYNQNPHGAIDPTPTIGMVGLLADITKAVPSHFRATGDAVLLLGTSRGHLGGSAYWAEVLDTVAGSPPPVDLSAERALQEVLIAAAETRLLRSAHDLSDGGLAVALAECCMGGPWATTTFGAIIDLDAHAPDVSDDGFLFGEDGARAIVSCDPADVAALQRIAAAQGVSAHYLGLVGEADSDLIVNRDGRGWTWQTAALRQKYFDAIPRRMAAPVTATGEE from the coding sequence ATGACCGTCGTGACTCCCGCCGAGGCCTTTCCGGGCGAACGGCCAGTGACGCAGGCCGTGGTGGCCGAGCACAAGCTGAACGAGACGGAATACACCGCCATCCTCGCGTTGCTGGGCCGCACGCCAACGCTCACCGAGCTCGGCATCTTCTCGGCGCTCTGGTCCGAGCACTGCTCGTACAAGCACACCAAGCCGGTGTTGCGGCGCTTTCCGGTCGAGGGCCCGCAGGTGGTTCAGGGCCCGGGCGAGAATGCCGGCGTGCTTCGCCTCCCCGAGGGCTGGGCGGTGGCGTTCAAGATCGAGTCCCACAACCACCCGAGTGCGGTCGAACCGTATCAGGGCGCCGCGACCGGCGTCGGCGGCATCCTGCGTGACGTCTTCACCATGGGGGCCCGGCCGGTCGCGGTGCTCAATTCGCTCCGACTCGGTCCCCTCGATGATCCGCGCAATCGCTGGCTCTTCGCGGGGATCGTCAAGGGCGTTGGGGACTACGGCAATTGCGTCGGGATTCCGACCCTCGGCGGCGAGGTCTGCTTTGCGCCAGGCTACAGCGGCAATCCGCTCGTCAACGCCATGGCGGTCGGACTCCTGCGTGAGGCCGACCTGATCACGGCGCGTGCCCACGGCGTCGGCAACATTCTCCTGACCGTCGGCGCCAGCACCGGACGCGACGGCATCCACGGGGCGTCCTTTGCCTCGGAGGACTTGACCGCCGAGAGCGAGAAGCGGCGGCCGCAGGTCCAGGTCGGCGACCCCTTCACGGAAAAGCTTTTGCTCGAGGCGTCGCTGGAACTGATCACCAGCAATGTCATCGTGGCGATCCAGGACATGGGGGCCGCCGGTCTCACCTCCTCCTCGGCCGAAATGGCGGCGCGCGGTGGTGTCGGGGTCGAACTGGACACCTCGAAGGTGCCGACCCGCGAAGCGGGGATGACGCCCTACGAGATCATGCTCTCGGAATCCCAGGAGCGGATGCTCGTGGTCGCGGAGCCCCATCGCATTCCCGAGATCCAGGCGATCTGCCGGAAGTGGGAACTCGACGCGACGCCGGTGGGTCACGTGACGGACGATGGGCTGTTCCGGATCGTGCACGAGGGACGCACCGTCGCGGCGATTCCCGGACAGGAACTGGTCGATGGCTGCCCGATCTACACGCCTGACGCCATCGAATCGCCAGAGGCCGTGGCGCGACGGAAGCGGACGCCGAGCCGCCAGGCGCCGACGCCGGGCGAGGCACTGCTGACACTGCTGGATGCGCCGACCATCGCCAGCAAGCGCTGGGTGTTCGAGCAGTATGACTCCACCGTGCGCGCCGGGAGTGCGATTCTCCCCGGCGGCGACGCCGGCGTCCTGCGCGTGGCCGACACCACCTTCGGCCTGGCGATGACGGTCGACTGCAACGCACGGCACGTCCTCCTCGATCCATTCGAGGGAGGCAAGGGGGCCGTGGCCGAGGCGGCGCGCAACATCGCCTGCACCGGCGCGCGACCACTCGGCATCACGGACTGCCTGAACTTCGGCAACCCCGAGAAGCCGGAAATCTTCTTCCAGTTTACCGAGGCCTGTCGCGGCATCAGCGACGCCTGCCTGGCATTCAATACGCCGGTGACCGGCGGCAACGTCTCGCTGTACAACCAGAATCCGCACGGTGCGATCGATCCGACCCCGACCATCGGAATGGTCGGCCTCTTGGCGGACATCACCAAGGCGGTGCCGTCGCACTTCCGCGCGACCGGCGACGCCGTCCTCCTCCTCGGCACCAGCCGCGGGCACCTGGGCGGCTCGGCGTACTGGGCCGAGGTCCTCGACACCGTCGCCGGTTCGCCGCCGCCGGTGGACCTGTCCGCGGAACGCGCGCTGCAGGAAGTGCTCATTGCGGCGGCGGAGACACGCCTGCTGCGTTCGGCGCACGACCTGAGCGATGGCGGTCTGGCCGTGGCCCTGGCCGAGTGCTGCATGGGCGGCCCATGGGCCACCACCACCTTTGGCGCGATCATCGATCTCGACGCGCACGCTCCGGACGTCAGTGATGACGGCTTCCTCTTCGGGGAGGACGGCGCGCGGGCGATCGTCTCGTGCGACCCGGCAGACGTCGCCGCGCTGCAGCGCATCGCGGCGGCGCAGGGGGTGTCGGCACACTACCTCGGCCTGGTGGGCGAGGCCGACAGCGACCTGATCGTCAATCGCGACGGTCGGGGCTGGACCTGGCAGACCGCTGCCCTTCGCCAGAAGTATTTCGACGCGATCCCCCGCCGCATGGCGGCCCCGGTCACGGCCACAGGAGAGGAGTAA
- the purQ gene encoding phosphoribosylformylglycinamidine synthase subunit PurQ: MARVAVVRFPGSNCETETLTAIERAGGEAVLLDYRATTLEGADAVILPGGFSYGDYLRSGAIARFAPVMQAVRAHADAGGAVVGICNGFQVLCEAHLLPGALLRNAAQRFLSRPVDVRVERRDTICTSDYAVGDVIRIPIAHGEGRFVADAETLAALEAEGRVVLRYVAVPGSDATHNPNGSANDIAGICNAAGTVVGFMPHPERLAEAALGSDAGHRFFSSLIGRLATTGVAA, translated from the coding sequence ATGGCACGCGTGGCCGTTGTCCGCTTCCCCGGAAGCAACTGCGAGACCGAGACCCTGACCGCCATCGAACGCGCCGGCGGCGAGGCGGTGCTCCTCGACTACCGCGCGACCACGCTCGAAGGGGCCGACGCGGTGATTCTCCCCGGTGGCTTCTCGTACGGTGACTACCTCCGCTCGGGGGCCATCGCCCGGTTTGCGCCCGTGATGCAGGCCGTGCGGGCGCACGCTGACGCCGGCGGCGCCGTGGTCGGCATCTGCAACGGCTTCCAGGTCCTCTGCGAGGCGCATCTGCTGCCGGGGGCGTTGCTGCGGAATGCCGCGCAACGCTTCCTCTCCCGCCCCGTCGACGTGCGCGTCGAGCGCCGCGACACGATCTGCACGTCGGACTACGCCGTCGGCGATGTGATCCGGATCCCCATCGCCCACGGTGAGGGGCGCTTCGTCGCCGATGCAGAGACCCTTGCGGCGCTCGAGGCCGAGGGTCGCGTCGTACTCCGCTATGTCGCGGTCCCTGGCAGCGATGCCACGCACAATCCCAACGGCTCGGCCAACGACATCGCCGGCATCTGCAACGCCGCCGGCACCGTGGTCGGCTTCATGCCGCACCCGGAGCGCCTCGCCGAGGCGGCACTGGGCTCCGACGCCGGCCACCGCTTCTTCTCTTCGCTGATCGGACGCCTCGCGACGACCGGGGTGGCCGCATGA
- the purS gene encoding phosphoribosylformylglycinamidine synthase subunit PurS — translation MIVQVHVRVMPRPGLLDPQGQAVEHALASLGFGAATGVRVGKAIELSLDAESPAAAEAIARTMCERLLANPVTEDFVIEVGS, via the coding sequence ATGATCGTCCAAGTCCACGTCCGCGTGATGCCCCGCCCCGGCCTCCTCGATCCTCAAGGGCAGGCCGTGGAGCATGCCCTCGCTTCGCTGGGCTTCGGCGCCGCGACCGGCGTGCGCGTCGGCAAGGCGATCGAACTCTCGCTCGACGCGGAGAGCCCCGCCGCGGCCGAAGCGATCGCCCGCACCATGTGCGAACGCTTGCTGGCCAATCCGGTGACCGAGGACTTCGTCATCGAGGTCGGGTCCTGA
- the pssA gene encoding CDP-diacylglycerol--serine O-phosphatidyltransferase, with translation MRRVVVVMPNAFTLGNLFFGFWSIVSAHNGNFLWAGWFIVFAGVLDMLDGRIARASNSGSRFGAELDSLVDVISFGVAPALLMYFLEFSTAGRLAWVICFFYVACAALRLARFNVLAGQGGKPSHWFTGLPSPSAGMTLATYFAFSQTDWYRGSLAYLNFQHQGLVFLVVALALLMVSNVQYPRWPAAGIRSPAQVLGLLWYLVVLAGSLLVPQYFLFTLGLTYLLYGLIRHVVLLITARDDEEHDEQPPITLVTPTLRPRRAERRQENAE, from the coding sequence ATGCGCCGCGTCGTCGTCGTGATGCCGAACGCCTTCACGCTCGGCAATCTCTTCTTCGGCTTCTGGTCGATCGTTTCCGCGCACAACGGCAACTTCCTCTGGGCCGGGTGGTTCATCGTCTTCGCGGGCGTGCTCGACATGCTCGACGGCCGCATCGCCCGCGCATCGAACAGCGGGTCGCGATTCGGCGCCGAGCTCGACTCGCTCGTCGACGTGATCTCGTTCGGTGTCGCGCCGGCGCTGTTGATGTACTTCCTGGAATTCTCCACCGCCGGCCGCCTCGCCTGGGTGATCTGCTTCTTCTACGTCGCCTGTGCGGCGCTCCGGTTGGCGCGATTCAACGTCCTGGCCGGTCAGGGCGGGAAGCCGTCTCACTGGTTCACTGGCCTGCCGTCCCCGTCGGCCGGGATGACGCTGGCCACGTACTTCGCCTTCTCGCAGACCGACTGGTACCGCGGCTCGCTCGCCTACCTGAACTTTCAGCACCAGGGGCTGGTCTTCCTGGTGGTGGCCCTCGCGCTGCTGATGGTCAGCAATGTCCAATATCCGCGCTGGCCAGCGGCCGGCATTCGCAGCCCGGCGCAGGTGCTGGGGCTGCTCTGGTACCTGGTGGTGCTCGCCGGCTCGCTCCTCGTGCCGCAGTACTTCCTCTTCACGCTGGGCCTGACGTATCTGCTCTACGGTCTCATTCGCCATGTCGTGTTGCTGATCACCGCGCGCGATGACGAAGAACACGACGAGCAGCCCCCGATCACGCTGGTCACCCCGACCCTACGTCCCCGCCGCGCTGAGCGGCGTCAGGAGAACGCTGAATGA
- a CDS encoding phosphatidylserine decarboxylase family protein, producing MRVAPEGLPFIAIAWVIAAALFGFGLPIAGLVWLPIAIWVVAFFRDPVRSGRRGDDVVIAPADGKVVSIIPIHEPHVIGGTATRVSIFMNVFNVHVNRYPSNGTITFRRYTPGKFFNAADEKAALENEQSDIGLTTPRGALLVRQIAGLIARRIITDHAEGRTVSQGERLGLIRFGSRVDVFFPPGVRILVKEGDGTQAGVTAIAEWT from the coding sequence ATGCGCGTTGCCCCGGAAGGACTGCCGTTCATCGCGATCGCCTGGGTGATCGCCGCCGCGCTCTTCGGCTTCGGCCTTCCGATCGCCGGCCTCGTCTGGCTGCCGATCGCCATCTGGGTCGTCGCCTTCTTCCGCGATCCGGTCCGGAGCGGACGTCGCGGCGATGACGTGGTCATCGCGCCCGCCGACGGCAAGGTCGTGAGCATCATCCCGATCCACGAACCGCACGTGATCGGCGGCACGGCGACGCGCGTCTCGATCTTCATGAACGTCTTCAACGTTCACGTCAACCGCTATCCGAGCAACGGCACGATCACCTTCCGGCGCTACACGCCGGGCAAGTTCTTCAACGCCGCCGACGAGAAGGCCGCGCTCGAGAACGAGCAGAGCGACATCGGGCTGACCACCCCGCGCGGCGCGCTGCTGGTGCGCCAGATCGCGGGCCTCATCGCGCGACGGATCATCACCGACCACGCCGAGGGTCGGACGGTGTCGCAGGGGGAACGTCTCGGTCTCATCCGGTTCGGCTCGCGCGTGGACGTCTTCTTCCCGCCGGGCGTCCGCATCCTCGTCAAGGAAGGAGACGGGACGCAGGCCGGCGTCACGGCGATCGCCGAATGGACCTGA